The genomic segment GATTTCACCCAGAAGACCATGGGCTTCGGCGTCTCTTCATCGTCATCGAGATCTTTCCAGGCGAAGGTGGTGCGCAGCATCGGTTGCTCGGCGTAGCCCTGGCGGCGCCACACCACATCGAGGGGTCTGTATCCCAAGGGGCGGCGCGGATGATCGGGCGGCCGCTGCACGCAGCAGAACGTGCTCGCATCGAAGCGCCCGAGGCGCCGCGCATGGTCTTCTCGGGCGCGGAAGAGGTGCGGATACACGCCACGCCCTCGATGCGCGGGCAGCAGCACCGACTCCGCGCAGTAGAAGTAGCGGGCGGGGTCGTGACCCGCGTTGACGAACGGCTGCGTGAAGTCAGGCGTCTCGGCGTCGAGGGGGAGCCCGGTCGACGCCCC from the Pseudomonadota bacterium genome contains:
- a CDS encoding GNAT family N-acetyltransferase → MALRETLGSGLTLLTFGGQEPELARYLPELARLRITVFRDFPYLYDGSLAYEQRYLQTYADCAESIVALVLDGDTAVGASTGLPLDAETPDFTQPFVNAGHDPARYFYCAESVLLPAHRGRGVYPHLFRAREDHARRLGRFDASTFCCVQRPPDHPRRPLGYRPLDVVWRRQGYAEQPMLRTTFAWKDLDDDEETPKPMVFWVKSLRTEVNA